GACAAGGGCATCAGCAATTGCTACTTCAACAGCACCTGCGCCTGGTACAACACTGcctaaatatagaaaataaaaaaaatcaattagatCTAAATGCCTAGAGAAAGCTGGAAACTGATAGTTTACATACACAAGTCTCTTGCTCCAGAGACATTTATACATACAGCAATGGATAAAGTAAAATTCACATTTTACAATCATGTAGCCGAGCTGTCTGCAGTCTCTGCTGCCAAGTCGTCAAACATGTAAAATTTGACATTGTCACCTGCCTGAAGGGCTCGATTTAATTTGGACTTCACCCATGACTTTAATGCTTACCTGGACCAGGATGGAATTTTTCCTGTGTAAAGCAATCCAGGTGCACACAATGTGGAGAATTCATcatgctgtttgataaatataGTGTATGTTTATACTTTGTGGATCTTccccactgtgtgcatcagaagtCATTGCTCCAGATAGGAGTACAACTTtacagctaggttcacatctgtgccagagccTCCATTGGAAATTCTGCCGCAGTGTTTACTGAAAATCATCTGAGGAAAAAGTACTGCATAAAGGATTTTCCTCCAATGGTATCAGTTTATAAACGACAGACCCTATTATAACAAAGGGGTTTTGCCAGGCTCTTTGTGTAACCAATGTTTTAATGTAAGCCTAGCTTAATCATTAATATCAATAATTTACAGTACGCAGAGGCTCATATGCAAATAGgaacagtttttctttttcttctagaaccccccccccccaaaaaaaaaaaaaaaaaaaaaaaaatacataggtGGAAAATGTTGAAGACTAAAACACCACAAGTTGTATGAGTTCCCTTTGGCATTTCAACTCACCATCTTCTATGGCATTTTTAACTGCTCGCAGGCCATCCCTAATGGCATCTTTAATTTGTGTGATGGTGTGTTTATTGGGTCCCTTGACCAGCAGTGTGACAGAGCGTGGATTTTCACATTGTTCTATGAATGTAAACTTCTCTTCACCCTGAAAATAGAAGTTGTGTAAACATGACAGGCTGCAGATAAACTACTAATACAAATATGGAATAATGTAGAGCTACCACTTAGTGTTATCATGTAAATATACTTGCCAATGTATATTCATAAACAAGACCAGCATGTCCCAAACAGTCAGGAGTGAGATCATCCACAGAGTTCATTGCAGTACCACCGCAAGCTAGGGTAAGCCTGTGAAAAACAGTAACCCATCATGGATCTGAACGAAGCACAAACAAAGAGACAGCAGCAGAGAACGACACTCACCTTTCCATATTTCTTCTCTTAGCTCTACGAAGAGCTACAATCCCTTCTTTAGCCAAGGCATCCAATGAGAATGGATCTATTCCCTACAATTCAACAGCAGATTAGAGACGTCAAGTTAAAATTAAGACTTCTGTAGTTTGGGCAGGAAAGCAGATATtgaatacagtataataattggtaCTGCCATTAACTATAGAATGCATCAGTTATCCTTctaaaaggataaaaaaaattaaattacagTCATATACAAAATCTAATTGCGAGAGCACATAAGCAAATCCTAAATCTAAACTTCAAGACATACATTAAAGTGAGGAGAGGTTCACTGGCTTCTACGTTCACTGCCATTATTGTATACCAGTTTACAATCACTTTAGTCACATGAACCAAAGACCATGAAAACTGCATAATCTTCTCACTGGTCCAAGTAACCAAAGTTTAGCATAAAGATTATGCCTCAGTCATCTTCATTCACTGCCTAGTGAACATCTAGTTTTACTCCAGAGTTGCATTACTGTCACTATGTCCTGTTCATTTGAATACATACTGGTAACCAAAGTTTTCACCAGATGCAGAGGAAAAAGAACAGCTTTACTCTAGCACAAGCTAAAAGCCAAGGGTGCTACAAACCACACTTGGGTGTTCTTTGTGctgatatacatttatatagcaagTACAACAATCTCACCTTTTGGTTTATCACTATGAACCCTTTGTTAGAATCTCCACACACTTTCTGCTTCAGGGCTACGATCTTATTCACCCTCTCCTCAATAAATTTTCTCTCAGCTTTGACTAGCTTTTCCCTCTCTTCCGCACTTTTGTAGAAAAATCCAGAATTAACTTCACTGTATTGGGAACAAAAAGCAGAATTAGTAAAGCATTTCACACCACAGTCTCAAAGATAAACCTGatggagtaagggctcgttcacatctgcggagtCCATTCTGCAagttttccatttcctgcacagaactgggcaggagacggaaacctgtcggaatctttcaaacccattcatttgaatgggtttgaaaagtgtccagccgtgagaattttacgctctccgcggctaaacagttttttttaaaaaaaaaactggacacagagtcggacatgaagaactctgtgtccagtttaaaaaaaaaaaacggttttgccgcggagagcagaaaacgctcattggcgctcacagccggactcagcatgacaggtttcagtcttctgacCTGAACGCTggcgtgaacccagcgtaagatacAAGTTAActagttagggcaggttcacacctgtgcccgaacTCCTGccggcagaaaacagaaacctgcataacggagttcgggcgccggtgtgaacccgccctaactatgTACAAATGCCCATGTTGTCACTATGACTTCCATACTTGATTGAGAACAAAACTCATGACATAACTATCACAAtttgcatgacttttttttttaatataaaagtgAAAAAGTCCCCTACATCTTTTTACATTAGGATCCTGCAACCTAAAGTTACTATGGCGATTCCTGTATCAGGAAATATAAAAGTTCATCATGAAGGCCAGGTCTTAGGTCAAGCAGAAATtgagcaaaaaacactgctgaacTGGAATTTCTCTCAAAAATCGGTTTACTTACGTTTTCTCATACTCTAAGGAGACATTGCAGGTGAGAATGTACGCATCCTCAACTCTCTTCTTCATGTCTGGATGACGAGCCCCATGATCAAGCACAAGCCCTCTTATTAACCTAGAAGAACAAAGTCATTCTCAGAAACCAAGTATATTTGGTAATAGACGTCTCAATGTATTCATTAACTGTAGCATATTACAGGTGTTCACAATTGTGCCAACAACATTACCAAATAATGGAACGTCAAATAGCCAAGCACGCATGTGGTTACTTTAGCATGGTGTCTGACTGCAAAGTCTACTACAAAGAAATGCAGAATTCGTCCATGCAGTTGCTTTCTCCAATCGTCCTCCTTACTCAACCTTAGGCTGGGGACCGGTTTTGCTGCTATGTTATATAGAATTTGCTGCCTTTTACTGAGCCAAACTCAAGAGTGGATCAAGTATGAAGAGCAGTTCCTTCCTTTAAGTTTCCCAATCATCATTAGccccctcctggctttggctaaaaaaaagcaAATCTATGCCAAAGAAGTCATCACACAGCAAAGCAGATATACAAGCTACACTGAAATGGACTAAGACATAACAGGTAAATATACTATAACATGCCATTACTTACGTGGTGTCACTTTCTGTTTTATGCTTCATCTCCATAATTTCCACCATGTACAAGTCAATTGGTTCATTAGGTTGTCTTATGGCCAAAACAGAGTCCACAACAGCCTTAAAAGCAGAATGCAGTCAGTGAGGTTTAGGTATGAATAGTGTGCAGTGATATTAAACTAAAAAATAATTCTTAAGCTCTCTCTGGACATTTCAGATGCTTGTAGTGAGGAACTAACCTGGTACAAGTATAATCATTGGTACATATATTCTATAGTAAAGAATCAGATTATACAGTTACCTCTGTTAAAACATCAGCCAGCTCAGCATGTACTTTGGTGCGAAGAGAAGTCCTGGCCACGTTAATAAGGGTTTCCCTGTCCATTTCTTTAGAGACCTTAATTTCATCCAAAACTTTAAGTGCTTTTTCTTTTGCAGCTTCAAATCCTTCTGTGACAATCCTTGGGTGAAGGCCCTAAAAACACAAGAACCACAACACATAttaaaggaaacaaaaaaaagcttacaAGCTATAGTACAGCAAACCTATAGTCAGACATCAAACTCCTAGTATCCTCCTGGTGTAAGGTTTCAAGCAGCTGTTAATCTCAAAGGGACTGGGGAACCTGGACTATATGCACAGTAAGAATTTACATTGCTTTTaacaaaaagcaaacaaaaacagAACAAACATGTAACATATCCAGAAGCTTAAAAAGAATTACCTCCAATAATTCAATGTTCAAATACTTCAAGTGAATTTAAGAAGCTTTGTAAttactatattatttttttagtaaATAAGAAGACATTCATGGACTCCATTCCAAAAGaagcaattttcatttttgactccctgccttccaaatgccataacACTTATTTTTCAATTCAGAGCTGTATGAGTGTATTtttacaggacaaattgtactttgcaatggtATCCATTTAATATTCCTTAGGCCCTGCTCACATCTGcgcataggtttctgttcgggaagtccacttggggacacccctgaacggaaaactaatccgcataaaaaaaaaaagtagttgcctaaggaaacccacagaccccatagactataatggggtccgtgtggtttccgcagaaGATGCAGAGaaaggtgctgcttgcaggactggtctccgcatttttcatgcggagaggggaatggaatggcccaaatgcagatgccaACCAGGTCTTAGAGGGAAGCtggggaaaaacaaaaacaaaaaaacccaaaacattgcagaaacaacttttttttgttgttgcagattttgctgcagttttttgacccaaaacaaagaatggctacaacaggaatgggagattatatatatatatatatatatatatatatatatacacacacacacacacaccttatatttctaccttctgctcaatccactcttggttttggctcaaaaaaataaacaaaaaaaaagctgcatttccacaacgtggggctttagccttaaatagTCTTTGGTTCAAGGAAGCTTGGAAGATCTCTTCTGATAGAATTGAATATACCCAGTTTTGTTAGCAGACTCTACAGATATGACATCAGTTGTAAGGCATCAGCCTCTTAGCCACAACTCCTCCTTTTACTCACAGATTGGGAATCAGCAGACTCTTATCTGGGAAAGAGGAAGAACTTTCTTTGTCTTGGAGAGTTGTGTCCCTGCTGGGTTCTGGAGATAATTCCAGAGTCCTGACACCCTCCTCTGTATCTGCTTGACCACGACGTTGTAAAACAGTAAGGCCCCTAGTGAATGACAATGTGTATTTTGTCGTCCACAGAATACTGTCCAGTTTTTGCGGACCGTGTGTCATCAATGCGTTTTCGTTCTTGCGGATGCCGAACAGTATTGCTTCAATACGTCATCTGTATTTATTGCATTTACAGATGACACACTGAACCAAAAAAAATCCCTGTGGGGAGCTAAGTAATTGTTCCACAAATTCGGAAAACACACAGAATACATGCGTGTACCGTCCGTGGGTTTTACTCTcccagaataggacctgctctgagtgttgtggcacagacttggtctgCACACGGATCCATGGAATACACAGAAGTGTGCTTGGGCCCATaggaaataaatgggtcagtgtgctatctgggaagaaCACAGGTAGCACATTGAAATAGCACAAAGTTCTCGGTGAGTAGCGTAAACCAGACATCTGGTTGTGAACAGCCAGTAAAAACTATTTCTACTCAAATTCCCACCTCCCCTCTGCATACACAATAATACATAGTTTCTGTCATCACATATGGGTTgctacaattctggggatatcaGTTTATATATTGTACGTTCTAACGcctaaaattaaataaataagctTTGAGTTGCCATACCCTGACACCcgtaatttaattttttaaagtacatcttatttatataattttggtTAAAATTTTTATAAGgtgtgaaacagcaaaaaaaaaaaaaaaaaaaaaaaaagtctttttagTTATCTCTAAGTGACCGATACTCTTGATTGGGACTTTTTTCTAAGATACAATTCTTTCCTCTGATAGATATTACAGAGTTTCTTAAATTCACATATACTACTTACAAAAAAATACATGTATGTATTGTCTGACTTAGATATTTACCTCAGATATGTAGAGATCAGCTTGCTTTAAGAGTTCTCCAATGATCAACACGTTGGAGGTTGTTCCATCTCCTGTAATGTCATCTTGGGCAGTGGCTACTTTTGCTATCAAAGAGGCTGTAGGATGCTGAATTTGCTAAAACACAAAAATTACAAAACTACCATAAGGCTGAAATCGTACATACTCCCTGGGTGGTATTAAAAAAGCCCATCACCGATACTCTATAAAGAACTCCTCTATGTACATACCATTTCATGGAGCAGAACATTGCCATCCTTGGTAAGCTTGATATCCCCAGCTCCAGAGACCAACCTGTTCAAAAGACATCACAAAGGGGTGCAAACAATTAAAGGGTCAGTAGTACTACACTATGAAGAGATCCTGACCTGCTGAGTTTAACTGCTCTCTcttcagttagactgtcaggaccgcccttttgacagtgaagagctatctgtaaaTGCACCGATTGCTCTTCcctcagggcacataacgggaatgaCGACATTGCGCtgatttcagcacactgttggctttttagTGGTAGACAAAACCGCATGtggccgaggacatgaaaggacttctttaagtcttgtttgccagagggatcaagttcttcatgaaaggtcctctttaagcctgaaGAACTAGCTATAACAATCTGAGATATCATTAGATTAAAATACAGTCCGGAACGTGATTTTATATACAGCATGAGCAAGCTGCCTACATTCCCGACTCAGTTTCTCACTAATGATGGCTCATTCTCTTATAACTAGAGCTTAAAACTTGGCATCATATGAACGCAGTAGGAAACCAAAGATAGACATTTGTAGGGCCTACccacctttggtaaatgcttcaaatTTGCAATTTTATAATAATGGTATATGGATTTACCATAGCAGCTGAGTTATAGGGTTGCTAAAAAGAATGATACAGTATGTTTAATAATAAAGTCATTTAGATTTTTCTAAATTGTCACCAAACATCACCTGACAATAGTGCGGGCAGGGAGTTATAGTTTAAATATAAGATCTTGCAGGATTCAGACAAtactaagggagtgttcacactaccaccatTGTCCACCCCGGGTTTTTCATCCTAAACCCTGGTGAAActgacaggggacagcttgccagcggtcagctttgaaacccgttcatttgaatggggtttttaaaggtaactgccagtgtccgtaagcaacctctccacctggaaattAGTATTATTTTTGCACAAACAGTTGTacacgcaggactttgtgtgTGCACAAAAATACCCAAACAAACCTGGTTTTCAGGTATATACACCGGcagttacctttaaaaaaaaacccaaatgaatgggtttcaaagctgaccgctggcaagctgtcccc
This sequence is a window from Leptodactylus fuscus isolate aLepFus1 chromosome 2, aLepFus1.hap2, whole genome shotgun sequence. Protein-coding genes within it:
- the LOC142195265 gene encoding T-complex protein 1 subunit zeta, with the protein product MAAVKALNPKAEVARAHAALSVNISAARGLQDVLRTNLGPKGTMKMLVSGAGDIKLTKDGNVLLHEMQIQHPTASLIAKVATAQDDITGDGTTSNVLIIGELLKQADLYISEGLHPRIVTEGFEAAKEKALKVLDEIKVSKEMDRETLINVARTSLRTKVHAELADVLTEAVVDSVLAIRQPNEPIDLYMVEIMEMKHKTESDTTLIRGLVLDHGARHPDMKKRVEDAYILTCNVSLEYEKTEVNSGFFYKSAEEREKLVKAERKFIEERVNKIVALKQKVCGDSNKGFIVINQKGIDPFSLDALAKEGIVALRRAKRRNMERLTLACGGTAMNSVDDLTPDCLGHAGLVYEYTLGEEKFTFIEQCENPRSVTLLVKGPNKHTITQIKDAIRDGLRAVKNAIEDGSVVPGAGAVEVAIADALVKHKPNVKGRAQLGVQAFADALLIIPKVLAQNSGYDPQETLVKLQTEFAESGQHIGVDLNTGEPMVSSEAGIWDNYSVKKQLLHSCTVIASNILLVDEIMRAGMSSLKG